A section of the Alkalihalobacillus sp. LMS39 genome encodes:
- a CDS encoding DUF2521 family protein, with product MTVITTFSEKQREKRWKFERKVLRQLSLTELRENVKQQFQPLFPLEFMNHPYLLDPCIDTAIDAYLLGAEYSRFGYHGEDVTEVKARCKEELDEVQIQIFELLESWFLYDGIRMESLAICVDVFIQTWWERGFFEGQKRYRLRLH from the coding sequence ATGACTGTGATTACGACATTTTCTGAAAAGCAACGGGAGAAAAGGTGGAAGTTTGAACGAAAAGTTTTACGTCAACTGTCATTAACCGAGTTGCGTGAAAACGTAAAACAACAATTCCAGCCACTATTTCCGTTGGAGTTCATGAACCATCCTTATTTACTTGACCCATGTATTGATACAGCAATTGATGCGTATTTATTAGGGGCAGAGTACAGTCGTTTCGGTTACCATGGGGAGGATGTAACAGAAGTAAAAGCTCGTTGCAAAGAAGAATTGGACGAGGTTCAAATCCAAATTTTCGAACTATTAGAAAGTTGGTTTCTATATGATGGTATAAGAATGGAATCGCTCGCTATCTGTGTTGATGTTTTCATTCAAACGTGGTGGGAAAGAGGCTTTTTTGAAGGACAAAAAAGATATCGGCTTCGTCTTCATTAA
- a CDS encoding PAS domain-containing sensor histidine kinase, with amino-acid sequence MVHIDVNTLEILDRITDGFFSLDLNWNFTYVNEEATRLLFRSRDDLIGKNIWAEFPEAVDLMFSEQYHKAVNEQIPVKFEAFFPPLNIWYSVRAYPSNNGLSVYFLDVTDERKIVLERKQHYQSLFEQNPDAVFSFDLNGNYLSVNPAMEELLGYTEEEFLQLSFTPLVATEDLKMTTEHYNKAVNGLTQHYETKAIHKDGHAVHVSVTNMPIIVDSNIVGVYGIAKDITKQKQTEQQLIKSEKLSAVGQLSASIAHEIRNPLTALKGFLQIMKASPENIKENYFTIMSEELARIEMITGELLMAAKPQVLQFAYENSNEIIHDVITLLQSQALIYNVTIHLTTEDTPPIYCVGNQLKQVFINLIKNGIEAMPNGGNVYVQLSRKTENEINIEIKDEGCGISKEFIDQIGLPFYTTKQKGTGLGMMTSFKIIESHNGTMNIKSKEGKGTTISIQLPVC; translated from the coding sequence ATGGTCCATATTGACGTAAATACATTAGAAATTTTAGATCGCATTACCGATGGTTTTTTTTCATTAGATTTAAATTGGAATTTTACATATGTAAATGAAGAAGCAACGAGGTTATTATTTAGAAGCCGAGATGACCTGATTGGGAAAAATATATGGGCTGAGTTCCCAGAGGCTGTCGACCTTATGTTTTCTGAACAATATCATAAAGCAGTCAATGAGCAAATACCCGTGAAATTCGAAGCTTTTTTTCCACCCCTTAATATTTGGTATAGCGTTAGAGCGTATCCATCCAACAACGGACTGAGTGTGTATTTTCTTGATGTCACAGATGAACGGAAAATTGTGTTAGAAAGAAAGCAGCATTATCAATCGTTGTTTGAACAAAATCCAGACGCTGTATTCTCTTTTGATTTAAACGGGAACTATCTTAGTGTTAATCCCGCTATGGAAGAACTATTAGGGTATACAGAAGAAGAGTTTTTACAACTTTCATTTACACCATTAGTGGCTACTGAGGATTTAAAGATGACAACAGAACACTACAATAAAGCAGTCAATGGATTAACACAGCATTATGAAACAAAGGCGATCCATAAAGATGGTCATGCTGTCCATGTGAGCGTTACAAATATGCCCATTATAGTTGACAGCAACATTGTTGGTGTTTATGGCATTGCAAAAGATATTACAAAGCAAAAGCAAACCGAACAACAGCTTATTAAGTCAGAAAAACTATCTGCTGTTGGTCAGCTATCTGCTTCAATTGCTCATGAAATCCGAAACCCTCTAACCGCTCTTAAAGGCTTTCTCCAAATTATGAAGGCATCACCAGAGAATATTAAGGAGAACTACTTCACCATTATGTCTGAAGAATTAGCTCGGATTGAGATGATTACCGGTGAGTTATTAATGGCGGCAAAACCACAGGTGCTTCAGTTCGCATATGAAAATAGTAATGAAATTATCCATGATGTTATTACATTGTTGCAATCACAAGCATTAATTTATAATGTCACGATTCATTTAACAACAGAAGATACCCCTCCTATTTATTGCGTGGGAAATCAATTAAAGCAAGTTTTTATTAACCTCATTAAAAATGGTATTGAAGCAATGCCAAACGGAGGAAATGTTTATGTCCAACTTAGCAGAAAAACTGAAAACGAGATAAACATCGAAATAAAAGATGAAGGGTGTGGCATTTCTAAAGAGTTTATTGACCAAATCGGTTTACCTTTTTATACTACCAAACAAAAAGGTACTGGGCTCGGCATGATGACGAGCTTTAAAATTATTGAATCCCATAATGGAACAATGAACATTAAAAGTAAAGAAGGAAAAGGTACGACAATTTCAATTCAACTTCCAGTCTGCTAA
- a CDS encoding energy-coupling factor transporter ATPase — MKEVIVIENLSFTYEGAEQPALQDISLSVTEGEWIAITGHNGSGKSTLAKLLNGLYIPSSGKVIVDGFSTNEVDNVWEVRQRVGVVFQNPENQFVATTVRDDIAFGLENLGFAPSEMEALIVESAKRVKVEQLLLKEPHHLSGGQKQRVAIAGIIAVKPKVMVFDEATSMLDPIGRREIISSIQQLHQQEKLTIISITHDLSEAILADRMIVLEEGNIVVQGKPKDIFKQHDIVRNVGLELPFLIELQEELIQRGLPLSGQSMTEEELVSELWTFVQKK; from the coding sequence ATGAAAGAAGTAATAGTAATCGAAAATCTGAGCTTTACATATGAAGGCGCCGAACAACCTGCACTTCAAGATATTTCTCTATCTGTGACTGAAGGAGAATGGATTGCCATTACGGGTCACAATGGATCGGGAAAGTCGACTTTAGCGAAACTACTAAATGGATTATATATTCCTTCTAGCGGTAAGGTTATCGTCGACGGCTTTTCAACAAACGAAGTCGACAATGTATGGGAAGTACGTCAAAGAGTAGGGGTGGTTTTTCAAAACCCTGAAAATCAATTTGTGGCAACAACTGTTAGAGATGATATTGCTTTTGGGTTAGAAAATTTAGGGTTTGCCCCAAGTGAAATGGAAGCTCTCATTGTTGAAAGTGCAAAACGAGTAAAAGTCGAACAGTTGTTACTGAAAGAACCACACCACTTATCTGGTGGTCAAAAACAACGAGTGGCAATTGCGGGAATCATAGCAGTGAAACCAAAGGTTATGGTCTTTGACGAGGCGACATCTATGCTAGATCCCATAGGGAGAAGAGAGATAATTTCGTCGATTCAACAATTACACCAACAAGAGAAATTAACGATTATCTCGATTACGCATGATCTGTCAGAAGCAATACTAGCAGATCGGATGATTGTTTTGGAAGAAGGAAACATAGTAGTCCAAGGAAAGCCAAAAGATATATTTAAACAACATGACATAGTAAGAAACGTTGGTTTAGAATTACCTTTTCTAATCGAGCTGCAAGAAGAGTTAATACAAAGGGGGCTTCCTCTTTCAGGACAAAGTATGACAGAAGAAGAGTTGGTGAGTGAGCTATGGACATTCGTGCAGAAAAAGTAA
- the rplM gene encoding 50S ribosomal protein L13 codes for MRTTYMAKPNEVERKWYVVDAEGQTLGRLASEVASILRGKHKPTFTPHVDTGDFVIIINASKIVLTGKKLTDKIYYRHTNHPGGLKQTTAGEMLKNKPERMLELAIKGMLPKNTLGRKQGMKLHVYAGSEHKHEAQKPEAYELRG; via the coding sequence ATGCGTACAACATATATGGCAAAGCCAAACGAAGTTGAACGTAAGTGGTATGTAGTTGACGCAGAAGGCCAAACTTTAGGTCGTCTTGCGAGTGAAGTTGCTTCTATCCTTCGTGGTAAACATAAACCAACGTTTACACCACACGTAGATACAGGTGATTTCGTAATTATTATTAATGCTTCAAAGATTGTCTTAACAGGTAAGAAGTTAACTGACAAGATTTACTATCGTCACACTAATCATCCAGGTGGATTAAAACAAACAACAGCTGGAGAAATGTTAAAAAACAAACCTGAAAGAATGCTTGAATTAGCAATCAAAGGAATGTTACCGAAAAATACACTTGGACGTAAGCAAGGTATGAAACTTCATGTCTACGCTGGTAGTGAGCATAAACATGAAGCACAAAAGCCAGAAGCTTATGAGCTTCGTGGATAA
- a CDS encoding energy-coupling factor transporter transmembrane protein EcfT → MFSHVIIGQYVDGQSYLHRLDPRSKLLAILFFIIIIFLANNWTTYIMISAIAIALVLLSRVSLRFIYKGLKPVFFLLVFTLVVHVIINKEGAIVYEWGPLAVYEGGITNGVFICIRLLVIFLLTSLLTLTTPPLDLTDGLESLLRPFKRVGVPAHELALMMSISLRFIPTLLQETEKIMKAQMARGVDFKSGPITQRVKAIFPLLIPLFIHSFKRADDLATAMESRGYRGGEGRTKIRVLQWKGKDTSVFIVIPLIAIGLLLLRS, encoded by the coding sequence ATGTTTTCGCACGTCATTATTGGTCAATATGTAGATGGACAGTCTTATTTACACCGCTTAGATCCTAGGTCAAAGCTACTCGCAATCTTATTTTTTATTATTATTATTTTTCTAGCAAACAATTGGACGACATACATTATGATATCGGCTATCGCCATTGCACTTGTTCTCTTATCCCGGGTATCTCTTCGGTTTATATACAAGGGGTTAAAGCCTGTTTTTTTTCTTTTAGTTTTTACACTTGTAGTCCATGTCATTATAAATAAAGAAGGGGCAATCGTTTATGAATGGGGCCCCCTTGCTGTATATGAAGGCGGTATTACAAATGGTGTTTTTATATGTATTCGCTTGCTTGTGATTTTCTTACTCACGTCGTTACTGACGTTAACAACACCACCTCTCGATTTAACGGACGGTTTAGAAAGCCTTTTACGCCCATTTAAACGGGTCGGTGTCCCTGCTCATGAGCTAGCATTGATGATGTCAATTTCTTTGCGCTTTATTCCAACATTACTGCAAGAAACGGAAAAAATTATGAAAGCACAAATGGCTCGAGGTGTTGATTTTAAATCGGGTCCGATTACACAACGGGTGAAAGCTATTTTTCCACTTCTTATTCCTCTTTTTATTCATTCCTTTAAGCGTGCTGACGATTTAGCAACTGCCATGGAATCGAGAGGATACCGTGGCGGGGAAGGGCGAACAAAAATAAGAGTACTGCAATGGAAAGGCAAGGATACTTCCGTATTTATTGTTATCCCATTAATAGCCATTGGTTTATTATTGTTGCGATCATAA
- the rpsI gene encoding 30S ribosomal protein S9: MAQVQYYGTGRRKHSVARVRLVPGDGRIVINNREIDTYFGGKETLKLIVKQPLVETATEGQYDVLVNVQGGGYTGQAGAIRHGVSRALLEVDPEYRGSLKAAGFLTRDARMKERKKYGLKAARRAPQFSKR; encoded by the coding sequence TTGGCACAAGTACAATATTATGGTACTGGTCGTCGTAAGCACTCTGTTGCACGTGTTCGTTTAGTGCCTGGTGACGGTCGTATTGTCATTAATAATCGTGAAATCGATACGTATTTTGGTGGAAAAGAAACGTTAAAATTAATCGTTAAGCAACCATTAGTAGAAACAGCGACAGAAGGACAATATGATGTTCTTGTAAATGTACAAGGTGGAGGATATACTGGTCAAGCTGGTGCTATCCGTCACGGTGTATCAAGAGCTCTATTAGAAGTTGATCCTGAATATCGTGGATCATTAAAAGCTGCTGGTTTCTTAACTCGTGATGCTCGTATGAAAGAGCGTAAAAAATACGGTCTTAAAGCAGCGCGTCGTGCACCTCAGTTCTCAAAACGTTAA
- a CDS encoding MASE3 domain-containing protein: MDNHVGVKPLHIDKSERYSIALIVVGILLFVLVFFQGIETNLYHIGDHLFFHTVLELISIAISFSIFLYGWLAYPFTKSRLLLLVSLTFFVVAVLDMFHTFSYTGMPFSIAENNQTTAWFWIMARLAEASVLLIGLVFTKVHSYVRNKMEKTMWVLLTIGVTLFVPYVILNNIESLPLLLSGGPTPLKNGIEYVIAAIHFVAIIVLWFKYKQNRNYFYLNLMRACYFIILCGMTVTVIATVFDFTVIIAHVFKVGGYFFILKAFYYANIKVPLESKKQTEKKLHDIESELELLFTNSEDAIFVVNLHTKEIVRRNAAFKKMFGYMEETPLNIEQLTPFNRKGEFEYVYQELCAGRAVVDFKTCRQRKDLTLINVSMTISPMKVKDNEIICSVIMRDISEQKKAEFELKRTRKELQETLEQYEGVIFKYKKENDEFIYTLIDGKLIRKKGQVPKDFVGKAVTQFYPFTDSNLNAEIFEIPNNKAWNGETVEFQFDDGDETIFHVSLKPIQQGQEVIEVIGNVVDITKLIKTEELLRKSEKLSVVGELAAGFAHEIRNPLTTVKGFLQLIGSEADETTKEYIKIMLNEIVRLEMITNEFMVVAKPQVSRFEMEDVASIIEHVIQFLRPQALLHSIEMETTVYGVIPPLYCDKHQLQQVLINIYKNAMEAMSHGGTVSTEISIGTNYVTIAITDQGCGIPEELISKLGEPFYTLKEKGTGLGLMVSKKIIDAHQGMLHIKSEINVGTTMKIQLPIAGE, translated from the coding sequence ATGGATAATCATGTTGGGGTGAAGCCGTTGCATATTGACAAAAGTGAAAGATATTCTATTGCCCTTATTGTTGTTGGGATACTTTTATTTGTGCTAGTTTTTTTTCAAGGAATAGAGACGAATCTATATCATATAGGTGACCACCTATTTTTTCATACTGTATTAGAACTAATAAGTATTGCTATCTCTTTCTCGATTTTTCTTTACGGTTGGCTAGCATATCCTTTTACTAAATCTAGATTATTGTTACTTGTGTCGCTAACTTTTTTCGTCGTAGCTGTATTGGACATGTTCCATACATTTTCATATACAGGTATGCCGTTTAGTATAGCCGAGAACAATCAAACTACAGCTTGGTTTTGGATTATGGCTCGATTAGCAGAAGCTAGCGTATTGTTAATTGGTCTTGTATTTACAAAAGTGCATTCATATGTAAGAAATAAGATGGAAAAGACAATGTGGGTGCTACTTACTATTGGTGTAACGTTATTTGTTCCATATGTAATTCTTAATAATATTGAATCATTGCCTTTGTTACTTTCAGGTGGACCTACACCATTAAAAAATGGAATTGAATATGTAATTGCTGCTATTCATTTTGTTGCAATTATCGTTCTTTGGTTTAAATATAAACAAAATAGAAACTACTTTTATTTAAATTTAATGAGAGCATGTTATTTTATTATTCTTTGTGGAATGACAGTGACAGTCATTGCAACGGTCTTTGACTTTACCGTAATTATTGCACATGTATTTAAAGTTGGTGGCTACTTTTTCATTTTAAAGGCATTTTATTATGCCAATATTAAAGTGCCACTTGAAAGTAAAAAGCAAACAGAGAAAAAATTACACGATATCGAAAGTGAACTGGAATTACTTTTTACGAACTCTGAAGATGCTATTTTCGTTGTAAATTTGCATACAAAAGAAATCGTCCGTAGAAATGCGGCGTTTAAAAAAATGTTTGGTTATATGGAGGAAACTCCTTTAAACATTGAACAACTTACCCCTTTTAATCGAAAAGGAGAATTTGAATATGTGTATCAGGAGCTATGCGCTGGAAGAGCGGTTGTTGATTTTAAGACGTGTAGACAAAGAAAAGATTTAACATTAATTAACGTGAGTATGACGATATCCCCAATGAAAGTAAAGGACAATGAGATAATATGTTCAGTTATAATGAGAGATATATCAGAACAAAAAAAAGCTGAATTCGAGCTCAAGCGAACGAGAAAGGAACTTCAAGAAACACTAGAACAGTACGAAGGAGTTATTTTTAAATATAAGAAGGAAAATGATGAATTTATATATACATTAATTGACGGGAAGCTTATAAGAAAAAAGGGACAAGTTCCGAAAGATTTCGTAGGAAAAGCAGTCACTCAATTTTATCCGTTTACTGATTCAAACCTAAATGCAGAAATTTTCGAGATACCTAACAACAAAGCATGGAACGGAGAAACGGTTGAATTTCAATTTGATGATGGAGACGAAACGATCTTTCACGTTTCGCTTAAGCCAATTCAACAAGGACAAGAAGTCATTGAAGTGATTGGGAATGTTGTTGATATAACGAAATTAATCAAAACAGAGGAACTTCTTCGCAAATCGGAAAAACTATCTGTAGTTGGTGAACTTGCAGCAGGCTTTGCTCATGAAATAAGAAATCCATTGACAACAGTTAAAGGGTTCTTACAATTAATTGGGAGTGAAGCAGATGAGACAACGAAAGAATATATTAAAATTATGTTAAATGAGATTGTCCGACTAGAGATGATTACAAATGAATTTATGGTTGTAGCTAAACCGCAAGTGAGTCGGTTCGAGATGGAGGATGTTGCCAGTATTATTGAACATGTCATACAATTTCTTCGTCCACAAGCACTTTTGCATTCTATTGAGATGGAAACAACCGTTTATGGAGTGATTCCTCCACTTTATTGTGATAAGCATCAGTTACAACAGGTGTTGATTAATATTTATAAAAACGCAATGGAAGCGATGTCACATGGTGGAACGGTTTCGACTGAAATCTCAATCGGAACGAATTACGTTACAATTGCCATTACTGATCAAGGTTGTGGGATTCCTGAGGAGTTAATTTCAAAGCTTGGTGAGCCTTTTTATACGTTAAAAGAAAAAGGAACAGGGCTTGGATTGATGGTCAGTAAAAAAATCATTGATGCGCATCAAGGAATGTTACATATTAAAAGTGAAATAAACGTCGGAACAACAATGAAAATTCAACTACCAATTGCAGGTGAATAA
- the truA gene encoding tRNA pseudouridine(38-40) synthase TruA: protein MVKRIKCIVSYDGSEFSGFQIQPNKRTVQGELEAALRKVHKGQDVSIFGSGRTDAGVHAQGQVIHFDTPLLAIHEERWPRALRSLLPDDICILEAEEVTQSFHARFDVKTKEYRYRLSCTQRENVFRRKYVFHYPYPLQLDKMKVAANALVGTFDFTSFCSAKTVVGDKVRTIYELDLIEEGHELVIRVVGNGFLYNMVRIIVGTLLEVGQGKKEPTDILKIIEAKSRHKAGKTAPSHGLYLWKVTY from the coding sequence ATGGTGAAAAGAATAAAATGCATTGTTTCTTATGATGGCAGTGAATTTTCAGGTTTTCAAATTCAACCGAATAAACGAACTGTCCAAGGTGAACTAGAAGCAGCCTTACGGAAGGTCCATAAAGGGCAAGACGTGTCAATTTTTGGTTCAGGGCGTACTGACGCTGGCGTGCATGCCCAAGGACAAGTCATTCATTTTGATACTCCTTTGCTGGCTATTCATGAAGAACGGTGGCCACGTGCACTTCGGTCTTTGCTGCCTGATGATATTTGTATTCTAGAGGCAGAGGAAGTCACACAATCGTTTCATGCTCGGTTTGATGTGAAAACAAAAGAATATCGTTACCGTTTATCATGTACACAAAGAGAAAATGTGTTTCGAAGAAAATATGTTTTTCATTATCCATATCCTCTACAGCTAGATAAAATGAAAGTTGCGGCAAATGCTCTCGTTGGCACATTTGACTTCACCTCATTTTGTTCCGCTAAAACGGTCGTAGGTGATAAAGTAAGAACGATTTATGAGCTAGACTTGATAGAAGAAGGGCATGAATTAGTTATACGTGTTGTCGGCAATGGGTTTTTATATAATATGGTCCGCATCATTGTAGGAACATTGCTAGAAGTCGGACAAGGCAAGAAAGAACCAACCGATATACTAAAAATTATCGAGGCCAAAAGCCGTCATAAGGCAGGAAAAACAGCACCGAGCCATGGATTGTATTTATGGAAAGTAACATATTAA
- a CDS encoding energy-coupling factor ABC transporter ATP-binding protein: MDIRAEKVTYEYMPGTPFAHCALRDISITIPSKSYTAIIGQTGSGKSTLVQHFNGLLTPTKGEIIVGDRTIYSTKKNKHLKELRQKVGLVFQYPEHQLFEETVEKDICFGPLNFGVPIEKAKKRARIWLHRVGLSDDFLDRSPFELSGGQMRRVAIAGVLAMDPEVLIVDEPTAGLDPKGRKDMMELFSMLNKEHGKTVILVTHNMLDAALFADQIIVMKDGMVTANGSPTEIFKQREKLIELGLDLPGPVQFLYALSQRLNQEMPPVAFSVKEVAEQVTAMLHKERLT, from the coding sequence ATGGACATTCGTGCAGAAAAAGTAACTTATGAATATATGCCAGGAACTCCTTTTGCACATTGTGCATTACGCGATATTTCGATTACGATTCCTTCCAAATCCTATACCGCCATTATTGGACAAACTGGGTCGGGTAAATCAACATTAGTCCAACATTTTAACGGCTTATTGACGCCAACAAAAGGTGAAATCATAGTTGGTGATCGAACGATTTATTCAACAAAGAAAAATAAGCATTTAAAAGAACTTAGACAAAAAGTAGGGTTAGTATTCCAATATCCTGAACATCAATTATTTGAGGAAACGGTAGAAAAAGACATTTGTTTTGGTCCGCTGAATTTTGGTGTCCCGATAGAAAAAGCAAAAAAACGAGCTCGCATATGGCTACATAGAGTTGGTTTGTCTGACGACTTTCTAGACCGTTCACCGTTTGAATTAAGTGGTGGCCAAATGAGGCGTGTAGCCATCGCTGGAGTACTAGCGATGGATCCAGAGGTATTAATTGTTGATGAGCCTACAGCAGGGCTTGACCCAAAAGGGAGAAAAGACATGATGGAGCTGTTTTCCATGTTAAACAAAGAACATGGGAAGACAGTAATTCTTGTTACTCATAATATGCTAGATGCGGCCTTGTTTGCAGATCAAATTATTGTGATGAAAGATGGTATGGTGACCGCAAACGGAAGTCCTACGGAAATATTTAAGCAGCGAGAGAAACTAATAGAGTTGGGGTTGGATTTGCCAGGACCTGTTCAATTTCTGTATGCATTAAGTCAAAGATTGAATCAAGAAATGCCGCCCGTGGCGTTCTCAGTTAAAGAAGTGGCAGAACAAGTTACGGCGATGTTACATAAAGAAAGGTTGACGTAA
- a CDS encoding methyl-accepting chemotaxis protein — translation MNISSNEASSRRETFVKLQTEELIKKNNLMFLVVLISYSLGTITNFIQKSPAIISVSLLIGFILSLIIFVCDRLMNNDTLKKVIPYFLVISTFLVFLVMAIVRGASISGLLIPIFILALAAVHSYKPLFIGGVFMTSTLVLINIFSLNQGNFAAEGQLGNIVLIFALVVITYLVQGQISRKMSSEFNNVVTEQEQLALNKEQEKKLLEEDVRVMVQNIEAIYQLSENNLKQQREMLTSIQEIAAGSSKQSEQINEVTAMAKDTMVAMNNVDENSIQLKEEAIEVKGTTQSGKENVNQLQSGMEQLKFAVDSLVSVFGLLTEKNKETNILANNIKEITEQTNLLALNASIEAARAGEHGKGFAVVAEEIRKLADSTQKTTEQITRNLLEVNQANEQAEKQMNESNAAFYANLEVTKNVNEIIETVHSTLDHLEQNLDSFSTLAKTVSSKTEQTQEQTVEFAAIVEESTAGLQQLAETIQNLNDENESISEYLNKTMQSVENLKQRMDETA, via the coding sequence ATGAACATATCATCTAACGAAGCGTCAAGCAGAAGAGAAACCTTTGTAAAGCTCCAAACAGAAGAATTAATTAAAAAAAATAATTTAATGTTTCTTGTTGTCCTTATATCATATTCTTTAGGAACGATAACAAACTTTATCCAAAAGTCACCAGCTATTATTTCAGTGTCCCTTTTAATTGGTTTTATATTAAGTTTAATTATTTTTGTATGTGACCGGTTAATGAACAACGATACCTTGAAAAAAGTAATTCCTTATTTTCTGGTTATCTCTACATTTTTAGTTTTTTTAGTCATGGCTATTGTAAGAGGAGCATCAATATCTGGGCTATTAATCCCGATCTTCATCTTAGCTTTAGCTGCGGTTCATTCGTATAAGCCATTATTTATTGGCGGGGTTTTTATGACGAGTACACTAGTTCTTATTAATATCTTTTCACTAAATCAAGGGAATTTTGCTGCAGAAGGTCAATTGGGAAATATCGTGTTGATTTTCGCCCTTGTTGTGATAACTTATTTGGTTCAAGGGCAAATTAGTAGAAAGATGTCGTCAGAGTTTAATAATGTTGTTACCGAACAAGAACAGCTTGCGTTAAATAAAGAACAAGAGAAAAAGTTGCTTGAAGAAGATGTACGTGTGATGGTTCAAAATATAGAAGCAATTTATCAACTTTCTGAAAACAACTTAAAACAACAGCGAGAAATGTTAACGTCCATTCAAGAAATTGCCGCGGGAAGTTCCAAGCAAAGTGAACAAATAAATGAAGTAACAGCCATGGCAAAAGATACGATGGTCGCTATGAATAATGTTGATGAAAATTCAATTCAATTAAAAGAGGAAGCAATTGAAGTGAAGGGTACAACTCAATCTGGAAAAGAAAATGTAAATCAACTTCAAAGTGGGATGGAGCAGTTGAAATTCGCGGTTGATAGCTTAGTATCTGTTTTTGGTTTACTCACTGAGAAAAATAAAGAAACAAATATTTTAGCTAACAATATAAAAGAAATTACCGAACAAACGAATTTATTGGCCTTAAATGCATCAATTGAAGCAGCGAGAGCAGGAGAACATGGAAAAGGCTTTGCTGTTGTCGCAGAAGAAATTCGAAAACTAGCAGATAGTACGCAAAAGACAACGGAACAAATTACTCGAAATTTACTTGAAGTCAATCAAGCGAATGAGCAGGCTGAAAAACAAATGAATGAGAGTAATGCTGCATTTTATGCTAACTTAGAAGTAACGAAAAACGTAAATGAAATCATAGAAACTGTCCATAGTACACTTGACCATTTAGAGCAAAATTTAGATTCGTTCTCTACCCTTGCAAAAACAGTGTCATCGAAAACAGAACAAACGCAAGAACAAACGGTGGAGTTCGCTGCCATTGTGGAAGAATCGACAGCGGGATTACAACAACTAGCAGAAACAATTCAAAATTTAAATGATGAAAATGAAAGCATCTCAGAATATTTAAATAAAACAATGCAAAGTGTAGAAAATCTAAAACAACGAATGGATGAAACGGCTTAA
- the cwlD gene encoding N-acetylmuramoyl-L-alanine amidase CwlD, translating to MKKWIKGGAFAFCVVGLLFIIQYQFLSHDSWSTWQLPLSGKVIVLDPGHGGLDGGATSKEGLLEKDVTLEIAFELRDYLQEAGALVLMTREEDRDLADNDVRRVRERKVQDLKRRVELINHSDADMFISLHMNAIPSPKWSGAQTFYNRSIEENKHLAKFIQDEIIRNLENTNREAKPINNVYLIKQAEIPGALVEAGFLSNPEEASLLSTKEYQQKVAASVYQGIMRYYTNEERLAQN from the coding sequence ATGAAAAAGTGGATAAAAGGCGGAGCTTTTGCTTTTTGTGTAGTAGGCTTATTGTTTATTATTCAGTACCAATTTTTAAGCCATGACTCATGGTCAACATGGCAGCTTCCACTTTCAGGGAAGGTAATTGTCCTTGATCCTGGACATGGAGGTTTGGATGGTGGAGCAACATCGAAAGAAGGATTGCTTGAAAAGGATGTAACGTTAGAAATTGCGTTTGAATTGCGAGATTATTTACAAGAAGCTGGAGCACTAGTGTTGATGACAAGGGAAGAAGACCGTGACTTAGCTGATAATGATGTGCGTCGCGTGCGTGAACGGAAAGTTCAGGATTTAAAGCGAAGGGTTGAACTTATTAATCATTCTGATGCAGATATGTTCATTAGTCTTCACATGAATGCAATACCTTCACCAAAGTGGAGCGGGGCTCAAACATTTTATAATCGTTCGATTGAAGAAAATAAGCATTTAGCTAAATTTATTCAAGATGAGATAATACGCAACCTAGAAAATACAAATCGAGAGGCTAAGCCGATTAATAATGTGTATTTAATAAAGCAAGCTGAGATTCCAGGAGCATTAGTGGAAGCGGGTTTTTTATCAAACCCAGAAGAAGCTTCATTGCTCTCAACAAAGGAATATCAGCAAAAAGTGGCGGCTTCTGTTTACCAAGGGATTATGCGTTATTATACGAATGAAGAGCGATTGGCACAAAATTAA